One segment of Spiroplasma kunkelii CR2-3x DNA contains the following:
- a CDS encoding phosphoribosyltransferase, whose product MQIDKLELYLPEDKIQNKIKDYAEKLNKLYEGKTLYCIGLLNGALFFMSDLLKQLKIQIVIDTMSISSYIGTHSTNKLTIHKNISKDITGQDVLLIEDLIDTGKTLSAVIEQIQAKKPNSLQVVCLADKIAMHPNFNYPYDALFIVPNEFIVGYGFDYNDQFRQLPNVYIWRGE is encoded by the coding sequence GTGCAAATAGACAAATTAGAATTATATCTACCAGAGGATAAAATTCAAAATAAAATTAAGGATTATGCGGAAAAATTAAATAAATTATACGAAGGCAAAACATTATATTGTATTGGTTTACTAAATGGAGCATTATTTTTTATGAGTGATTTGTTAAAACAACTTAAAATTCAAATTGTGATTGATACAATGAGTATTTCAAGTTACATTGGAACTCATTCAACAAATAAACTTACTATTCATAAGAATATTTCAAAAGATATTACTGGACAAGATGTTTTATTAATTGAAGATTTGATTGATACTGGTAAAACTTTATCGGCTGTCATTGAACAAATTCAAGCAAAAAAACCAAATAGTTTACAAGTAGTTTGCTTAGCAGATAAAATTGCTATGCATCCAAATTTTAATTATCCCTATGATGCACTATTTATTGTTCCAAATGAGTTTATTGTTGGTTATGGTTTTGATTATAATGACCAATTTCGACAATTACCAAATGTATACATATGGAGAGGTGAATAA
- the guaA gene encoding glutamine-hydrolyzing GMP synthase, translated as MKTTNKIIILDFGSQYTQLIARRIRDLEVYCEVWPYNTALEKIKTTSMKGIILSGGPASVYEEDAFLIDKQLFELKVPVLGICYGMQIISHLHEGTVQRATKQEFGFSELIIDNQEDLFANIPVKSQVWMSHADYIEGMPTNFIQIAHSENSISAIKHSEKKIYGLQFHPEVTHTLIGQQLLSNFVFNICGCQPKWKITEFISAAITEIKNKVGTDNVVLALSGGVDSSVCAVLLHKAIGKQLTCIFVDTGLLRQNSGWNDLQKFQEKFKLNIIKINAQERFLTALKGVTNPEEKRKIIGNLFIEIFNEEAIKIQNVKWLGQGTIYPDVIESVSVKGPSATIKSHHNVGGLPKDLPFQLIEPLRELFKDEVRRTGEALGIDFKFVYKHPFPGPGLAVRIIGEITAEKIALLQAADQIFIDELYQANLYDQVAQAFVVLLPVQSVGVMGDVRTYGYTAVVRSVDTTDFMTANWSRLPFELLEKVSARIVSEVHGINRITYDITSKPPGTIEWE; from the coding sequence ATGAAAACAACAAATAAAATTATTATTTTAGATTTTGGGTCACAATACACTCAATTAATTGCCCGTCGTATCCGTGACTTAGAAGTATATTGTGAAGTATGACCATATAATACAGCATTAGAAAAAATTAAAACAACATCAATGAAAGGAATTATTTTATCAGGTGGGCCTGCTTCTGTTTATGAAGAAGATGCATTTTTAATTGATAAACAATTGTTTGAATTAAAAGTTCCTGTTTTAGGAATTTGTTATGGAATGCAAATAATAAGTCATTTACATGAAGGGACAGTACAACGAGCAACAAAACAAGAATTTGGTTTTTCAGAATTAATTATTGATAATCAAGAAGATTTATTTGCGAACATCCCTGTTAAATCACAAGTGTGAATGAGTCATGCCGATTATATTGAAGGCATGCCAACAAATTTTATTCAAATTGCTCATAGTGAAAATTCAATTAGTGCAATTAAACATTCAGAAAAAAAAATTTATGGTTTACAATTTCATCCAGAAGTAACCCACACTTTAATTGGACAACAATTATTAAGCAATTTTGTTTTTAACATTTGTGGTTGTCAGCCAAAATGAAAAATTACAGAGTTTATTTCAGCAGCAATAACTGAGATTAAGAATAAAGTTGGAACTGATAATGTTGTTTTAGCATTATCAGGTGGTGTTGATTCTAGTGTTTGTGCAGTTTTATTACATAAAGCAATTGGAAAACAATTAACATGTATTTTTGTTGACACCGGATTATTACGCCAAAATAGTGGATGAAATGATTTACAAAAATTTCAAGAAAAATTTAAATTAAATATTATTAAAATTAATGCGCAAGAAAGATTTTTAACTGCTTTAAAGGGAGTTACTAATCCAGAAGAAAAGCGAAAAATTATTGGGAATTTATTTATTGAAATTTTTAATGAAGAAGCAATAAAAATTCAAAATGTTAAATGATTAGGACAAGGAACAATTTATCCAGATGTGATTGAATCTGTCTCAGTGAAGGGACCATCTGCCACAATTAAATCGCATCATAATGTTGGGGGATTACCAAAGGATTTACCATTTCAATTAATTGAACCATTACGTGAATTATTTAAAGATGAAGTTCGCCGAACTGGTGAAGCATTGGGCATTGATTTTAAATTTGTGTATAAGCATCCGTTTCCAGGACCAGGTTTAGCAGTCCGAATTATTGGTGAAATTACCGCAGAAAAAATAGCTTTATTACAAGCAGCTGATCAAATTTTTATTGATGAATTATATCAGGCAAATTTATATGATCAAGTTGCACAAGCATTTGTTGTTTTATTACCTGTTCAGTCAGTTGGTGTAATGGGCGATGTACGAACATATGGATATACTGCTGTTGTGCGCAGTGTTGATACAACTGATTTTATGACAGCAAATTGAAGTCGGCTGCCATTTGAATTATTGGAAAAAGTATCAGCTCGAATTGTAAGTGAAGTTCATGGAATTAATCGAATTACTTATGATATTACATCAAAACCACCAGGAACAATTGAATGGGAATAA
- a CDS encoding solute carrier family 23 protein encodes MSFAPSAINNAGFNPTAWKQPYSHWIGIGIAIFTFLVTAIIALKCKGFAKVVLVIIGVVAGYLLCVILHLAIGTEYQILDTSKIIDPSQWRWYTSFKKIWDLKASNIGPAILAISPLSIIVIAEHIGDHI; translated from the coding sequence ATGTCATTTGCCCCAAGTGCAATTAATAATGCTGGTTTTAATCCAACTGCTTGAAAGCAACCTTATTCACATTGGATTGGGATTGGAATTGCTATTTTTACCTTTTTAGTAACAGCAATTATCGCTTTGAAATGTAAAGGATTTGCTAAGGTAGTTCTAGTCATTATTGGTGTTGTCGCAGGATATTTATTATGTGTAATTCTTCATTTAGCAATTGGAACAGAATATCAAATTTTAGATACATCAAAAATTATTGACCCAAGTCAATGACGATGATATACATCGTTTAAAAAAATTTGAGATTTAAAAGCAAGTAATATTGGGCCAGCTATTTTAGCAATTAGTCCCTTGTCAATTATTGTGATTGCTGAACATATTGGTGATCATATTTAG